A single window of Candoia aspera isolate rCanAsp1 chromosome 3, rCanAsp1.hap2, whole genome shotgun sequence DNA harbors:
- the RPL10A gene encoding large ribosomal subunit protein uL1, which produces MGVADGERVEQEQNRMSFFYVPILTVVDGGLNWDIVLFHSSKVSRDTLYEAVKEVLQGSQAKPRKFLETVELQISLKNYDPQKDKRFSGTVRLKSAPRPKFSVCVLGDQQHCDEAKAVDIPHMDIEALKKLNKNKKLVKKLAKKYDAFLASESLIKQIPRILGPGLNKAGKFPSLLTHNENMVGKVDEVKSTIKFQMKKVLCLAVAVGHVKMTEDELVYNIHLAVNFLVSLLKKNWQNVRALYIKSTMGKPQRLY; this is translated from the exons ATGGGGGTCGCGGATGGCGAGCGAGTGGAGCAGGAGCAGAACCGCATGTCTTTCTTCTACGTGCCCATCTTAACAGTCG TCGATGGGGGTTTAAATTGGGATATTGTGCTTTTCCACAGCAGCAAAGTCTCCCGTGATACGCTGTACGAAGCTGTGAAGGAAGTCCTTCAAGGGAGTCAGGCAAAGCCACGCAA GTTCTTGGAGACTGTGGAGTTGCAGATCAGTCTGAAAAACTATGACCCACAAAAGGACAAGCGTTTTTCTGGCACTGTCAG gctCAAGTCTGCTCCAAGACCTAAATTCTCAGTCTGTGTCCTGGGGGATCAGCAGCATTGTGATGAAGCCAAAGCTGTTGACATCCCACACATGGATATAGAGGCCCTTAAAAAACTGAATAAGAACAAGAAGCTAGTAAAGAAACTAG ccaagaaataTGATGCTTTTCTGGCCTCTGAGTCCCTGATCAAACAAATTCCTCGAATCCTGGGGCCAGGACTGAACAAGGCTGGCAAGTTCCCTTCTCTTCTCACTCACAATGAGAACATGGTGGGCAAAGTAGATGAAGTGAAATCCACAATCAAGTTTCAAATGAAAAAG GTGCTGTGTCTTGCTGTGGCAGTTGGTCATGTGAAGATGACTGAGGATGAGTTGGTCTACAACATTCATTTGGCAGTCAATTTCCTTGtatctttgctgaagaaaaattggCAAAATGTGCGTGCCTTGTACATCAAAAGCACCATGGGGAAACCCCAGCGCCTGTATTAA